Proteins encoded within one genomic window of Brachybacterium sp. P6-10-X1:
- a CDS encoding GMC family oxidoreductase, translated as MSSKDLTSENPIAEFDYVIVGGGSAGAALASRLSEDPSIDVALLEAGPSDLEHQEVLQLKRWPELLESGLDWDYPIEPQENGNSFMRHARAKVLGGCSSHNSCIAFHPPAEDMDLWETMGAEGWNAETIIPLIARLETNMSRTGEGHGTDGPVHLMDAPAEDPLGVALLDACEQAGIPRATFNDFETVVNGANWFQVNRQADGTRASSSVSYLHPNLERENLHVLTGLQVMQVLFDEDARATGVEYIDNAFDRSSIMHARHEVILSAGAIDTPKLLMLSGIGPADHLAEVGIEVRVDSPGVGSNLQDHPEAVISWESTQTMTRESTQWWEIGIFTNLQEGLDLPDLMMHYGSVPFDMHTRRQGYPTSPESFALTPNVTHARSRGTVRLRTIDYRDKPRVDPRYFTDEDGHDMAVAVAGIRKAREIVAQSGMDAYRGRELFPGEDVQSDEEIADYVSKTHNTVYHPAGSCRMGAVDDEMAPLDPQLRVKGVTGLRVVDGSVMPQLVAVNPNITTMLIGERAADLIRGEQSA; from the coding sequence ATGTCCTCGAAGGACCTCACGTCCGAGAACCCCATCGCCGAGTTCGACTACGTCATCGTCGGCGGCGGCTCCGCCGGTGCCGCGCTGGCCTCGCGCCTGAGCGAGGATCCGAGCATCGACGTCGCCCTGCTCGAGGCCGGGCCCTCTGATCTCGAGCACCAGGAGGTGCTGCAGCTGAAGCGCTGGCCGGAGCTGCTGGAGTCCGGGCTGGACTGGGACTACCCGATCGAGCCCCAGGAGAACGGCAACTCCTTCATGCGCCATGCGCGCGCGAAGGTGCTGGGCGGCTGCTCCTCCCACAACTCGTGCATCGCCTTCCACCCGCCGGCGGAGGACATGGACCTGTGGGAGACGATGGGCGCCGAGGGCTGGAACGCCGAAACGATCATCCCGCTGATCGCGCGGCTGGAGACGAACATGTCGCGCACCGGCGAGGGCCACGGCACCGATGGTCCGGTGCACCTGATGGACGCTCCGGCGGAGGACCCCCTCGGCGTGGCGCTGCTGGATGCCTGCGAGCAGGCCGGGATCCCCCGGGCCACGTTCAACGACTTCGAGACCGTCGTCAACGGCGCGAACTGGTTCCAGGTCAACCGCCAGGCCGACGGCACCCGCGCGTCGTCGTCCGTCTCCTACCTGCACCCGAACCTGGAGCGGGAGAATCTCCACGTCCTGACGGGTCTGCAGGTGATGCAGGTGCTGTTCGACGAGGACGCGCGCGCCACCGGTGTGGAGTACATCGACAACGCCTTCGACCGCTCCTCGATCATGCACGCCCGACACGAGGTCATCCTCTCCGCCGGGGCGATCGATACACCGAAGCTGCTGATGCTCTCCGGCATCGGCCCGGCCGATCACCTCGCCGAGGTGGGCATCGAGGTGCGGGTCGACTCCCCCGGCGTCGGCTCGAACCTGCAGGACCACCCGGAGGCCGTGATCTCCTGGGAGTCCACGCAGACGATGACCCGCGAGTCCACCCAGTGGTGGGAGATCGGGATCTTCACGAACCTCCAGGAGGGTCTGGACCTGCCGGATCTGATGATGCATTACGGCTCGGTGCCGTTCGACATGCACACCCGCCGTCAGGGCTACCCCACCTCCCCGGAGTCCTTCGCGCTGACCCCGAACGTCACCCACGCCCGCTCGCGCGGCACGGTGCGGCTGCGCACGATCGACTACCGCGACAAGCCGCGGGTCGATCCGCGCTACTTCACCGACGAGGACGGCCATGACATGGCCGTCGCCGTGGCCGGGATCCGCAAGGCCCGCGAGATCGTCGCGCAGTCCGGGATGGACGCCTACCGCGGCCGGGAGCTGTTCCCGGGCGAGGACGTGCAGTCCGACGAGGAGATCGCCGACTACGTCTCCAAGACCCACAACACCGTCTACCACCCCGCCGGCTCGTGCCGGATGGGCGCGGTCGACGACGAGATGGCGCCCCTGGACCCGCAGCTGCGGGTCAAGGGCGTGACGGGTCTGCGCGTGGTGGACGGCTCGGTGATGCCGCAGCTGGTCGCGGTGAACCCCAACATCACCACGATGCTGATCGGCGAGCGCGCGGCGGATCTGATCCGCGGCGAGCAGAGCGCGTGA
- a CDS encoding amidohydrolase family protein: MNAPVVYKNARYLDVEEGIWRTGDLEVADGRFSRITQSTGPADDSGHRPHDVDLSGRHVIPGLIDCHVHVYAMTANLAELETEAPSYATMHAARLMGDMLERGFTTVRDTGGGDHGLAAAQSEGLLRGPRLFFGGKSLSQTGGHADNRRPGQQQSQEPMCCAGLGMIADGPDAVRRAARDQLRTGSHHLKIMAGGGVASPTDRVDSIQYSLAEMRAAVEEAHDANRYVAAHAYTPGAISRALDAGVRSIEHANLMDRDTARKLRDAGAFVTMNLVTYWALKEFGASMGLPDASQRKVDDVLAAGENALRIADEEGLQLCFGTDLLGGMQIHQSKEFEIRARHQEPLSILRAATTTAAKLLQRDGELGVIREDASADFVVLDGDPLQDFGLLSDPAPEMVVQGGRIVSGGGEN; the protein is encoded by the coding sequence GTGAACGCGCCCGTCGTCTACAAGAACGCCCGATACCTGGATGTCGAGGAGGGCATCTGGCGCACTGGGGATCTCGAGGTCGCCGATGGCCGATTCTCCCGGATCACGCAGTCCACGGGGCCCGCTGATGACTCCGGGCACCGACCCCACGACGTCGATCTCTCCGGACGCCATGTGATCCCGGGACTCATCGACTGCCACGTCCACGTCTACGCGATGACGGCGAATCTCGCGGAGCTGGAGACGGAGGCGCCGTCGTACGCCACGATGCACGCCGCCCGGCTCATGGGAGACATGCTGGAACGCGGCTTCACCACCGTGCGCGATACGGGAGGCGGTGACCATGGACTCGCCGCCGCGCAGAGCGAAGGACTGCTGCGCGGGCCGCGACTGTTCTTCGGCGGCAAGTCGCTGTCCCAGACCGGCGGTCACGCGGACAATCGCCGCCCGGGACAGCAGCAGTCCCAGGAGCCCATGTGCTGTGCGGGCCTCGGGATGATCGCCGACGGGCCGGACGCCGTGCGACGCGCAGCGCGCGACCAGCTGCGCACAGGCTCCCATCACCTGAAGATCATGGCCGGGGGCGGCGTCGCATCCCCCACGGACAGGGTGGACTCCATCCAGTACTCCCTCGCCGAGATGCGCGCAGCCGTCGAGGAAGCACACGACGCCAACCGCTACGTCGCCGCCCATGCCTACACCCCCGGTGCGATCTCCCGGGCCCTGGACGCCGGGGTCCGCTCCATCGAGCACGCGAACCTCATGGATCGCGACACGGCGCGGAAGCTCCGGGACGCAGGCGCCTTCGTCACGATGAACCTCGTGACCTACTGGGCGCTCAAGGAGTTCGGTGCCTCCATGGGACTGCCCGACGCGAGCCAGCGGAAGGTCGACGACGTGCTCGCCGCCGGCGAGAATGCCCTGCGCATCGCCGATGAGGAAGGGCTCCAGCTCTGTTTCGGCACGGATCTCCTGGGCGGCATGCAGATCCACCAGTCCAAGGAGTTCGAGATCCGGGCGCGTCATCAGGAACCGCTGTCGATACTGCGCGCGGCGACCACCACCGCCGCGAAGCTCCTGCAGCGCGACGGAGAGCTGGGGGTGATCCGCGAGGACGCCAGCGCTGATTTCGTCGTGCTGGACGGCGACCCGCTGCAGGACTTCGGTCTGCTCTCCGACCCGGCACCCGAGATGGTCGTGCAGGGCGGCCGCATCGTCTCGGGCGGCGGCGAGAACTGA
- a CDS encoding sodium:solute symporter — MNIVHIAVLIGYVIVMIAIGGWFGRAKETSSGEDFVLAGRSLPAPVLGGTMLATFVGSGSIIGGANFAYTYGLVPGLLFFSGTIVGSLILVFLARRVRELAGHTIPELFERRYGKAVRIAGTVMILIAFIGITAYQFTGAGYIISLITPWSEQSGAVFAAALITFLALSGGLKSVAWTDFLSAAMIVFALWVTFFVVVGIDMSGTAGQITSAGADSGPLGGLSVLQMLGFALPAFVLLLGDQNMYQRLAAAKSPKAAVDGALVFIIGAVVMVVPIVVLSAASSILQPDIEPDMAVLSLSDAAFTPAVIGGALLAGAFALIVTTGSSYLLTCSANVVHDLVGQLRSSSPPSDRQNLWIGRAAVLGIAVLGFVMVNFFPSVLALQMYAYTMYGATITPVLFAGLFWKRATAAGALSAMAIGAVATIFWEVTGRSAELNSVIVALPAAVVVLVGVSLLTGRKKVVARESLSV; from the coding sequence ATGAATATCGTGCACATCGCCGTCCTCATCGGCTACGTCATCGTGATGATCGCGATCGGCGGCTGGTTCGGCCGCGCCAAGGAGACCTCCTCCGGGGAGGACTTCGTCCTGGCCGGCCGCTCGCTGCCCGCACCGGTCCTCGGAGGCACCATGCTGGCGACGTTCGTCGGCTCCGGATCGATCATCGGCGGGGCCAACTTCGCATACACCTATGGCCTCGTTCCCGGTCTGCTGTTCTTCTCCGGCACCATCGTCGGCTCACTGATCCTGGTGTTCCTGGCTCGTCGGGTGCGAGAGCTCGCCGGTCACACGATCCCCGAGCTGTTCGAGAGGCGCTACGGCAAAGCGGTGCGCATCGCAGGAACGGTGATGATCCTGATCGCCTTCATCGGGATCACCGCCTACCAGTTCACCGGCGCGGGATACATCATCAGCCTCATCACTCCGTGGTCGGAGCAGTCGGGAGCCGTGTTCGCCGCCGCGCTGATCACCTTCCTCGCTCTCTCCGGGGGATTGAAATCGGTGGCGTGGACCGACTTCCTCTCCGCGGCGATGATCGTGTTCGCCCTGTGGGTCACCTTCTTCGTCGTCGTCGGCATCGACATGAGCGGGACCGCCGGTCAGATCACCAGCGCCGGGGCCGACTCGGGCCCGCTCGGCGGGCTCAGCGTCCTGCAGATGCTCGGGTTCGCTCTGCCGGCCTTCGTGCTCCTGCTCGGAGACCAGAACATGTATCAGCGCCTGGCTGCCGCCAAGAGCCCGAAGGCGGCCGTCGACGGTGCGCTGGTGTTCATCATCGGTGCCGTCGTCATGGTCGTCCCGATCGTCGTCCTCAGCGCTGCGAGCTCGATCCTGCAACCGGACATCGAGCCCGACATGGCCGTCCTGTCGCTCTCCGATGCCGCCTTCACTCCCGCGGTGATCGGCGGAGCGCTGCTCGCGGGCGCGTTCGCCCTCATCGTGACCACCGGCTCGTCGTACCTGCTGACCTGCTCGGCGAACGTGGTCCACGACCTCGTCGGACAGCTTCGAAGCTCCAGTCCCCCTTCGGATCGGCAGAACCTCTGGATCGGCAGGGCCGCCGTGCTGGGGATCGCCGTGCTCGGCTTCGTGATGGTGAACTTCTTCCCGAGCGTCCTCGCTCTGCAGATGTACGCGTACACGATGTACGGCGCGACCATCACACCCGTGCTGTTCGCGGGCCTGTTCTGGAAGCGCGCCACGGCGGCCGGGGCGCTGAGCGCCATGGCGATCGGTGCTGTCGCGACCATCTTCTGGGAGGTCACCGGGCGCTCCGCAGAGCTGAACTCGGTGATCGTCGCGCTCCCCGCAGCCGTTGTCGTCCTGGTCGGGGTGTCGTTGCTGACCGGCCGGAAGAAGGTGGTCGCCCGGGAATCCCTGTCGGTGTAG
- a CDS encoding NADP-dependent oxidoreductase, with the protein MRAMTYTEYGDPSTLRLTDAPTPKVSPGAVLIRVERASVNPVDWKVMAGGLDGLIETVFPVIPGWDVAGVVEAVGPDTPEFTPGDRVASYGRTHLIHGGTYAEYVALPADLVTAIPDGVDVDVAAGLPLTGLTALRSLETLQLSAQDTLLIHAASGGVGFLAAQLARETGARVIGTASPRNHEKLQAIGVTPLAYGDGLVERVREIAPDGLSTVADFAGGVREDTLALLTAGGRHVSIADPSVEEAGGRWVWVRPDAPRLRTLLEKVAAGALEVQIDRSFALADAAEALAVSKAGTANGKLLIDATR; encoded by the coding sequence ATGCGAGCGATGACCTACACCGAGTACGGCGACCCCAGCACCCTCCGGCTCACCGACGCCCCGACCCCCAAGGTCAGCCCGGGAGCCGTGCTGATCCGCGTGGAGAGGGCGTCCGTCAACCCCGTCGACTGGAAGGTGATGGCCGGTGGGCTCGACGGGCTGATCGAGACCGTCTTCCCCGTGATCCCCGGCTGGGACGTGGCCGGCGTCGTCGAGGCGGTCGGGCCCGACACCCCGGAGTTCACGCCCGGTGACCGCGTCGCCTCCTACGGGCGCACCCACCTCATCCACGGCGGCACCTATGCCGAATACGTGGCGCTGCCCGCCGACCTGGTCACGGCGATCCCGGACGGCGTGGACGTCGACGTCGCCGCCGGCCTCCCGCTGACCGGTCTCACGGCACTCCGCAGCCTCGAGACCCTGCAGCTGAGCGCGCAGGACACCCTGTTGATCCACGCGGCCTCCGGCGGTGTCGGATTCCTCGCCGCCCAGCTGGCCCGGGAGACCGGTGCACGCGTCATCGGCACCGCCTCGCCCCGCAACCACGAGAAGCTGCAGGCCATCGGCGTCACGCCGCTGGCCTACGGCGACGGCCTCGTCGAGCGGGTGCGCGAGATCGCGCCCGACGGCCTGAGCACGGTCGCCGACTTCGCGGGCGGAGTCCGGGAGGACACTCTCGCGCTGCTCACCGCGGGCGGCCGGCACGTCTCGATCGCCGATCCCTCGGTCGAGGAGGCCGGGGGCCGTTGGGTGTGGGTGCGCCCCGACGCCCCGCGCCTGCGGACCCTGCTGGAGAAGGTCGCCGCCGGCGCCCTGGAGGTCCAGATCGATCGGAGCTTCGCGCTCGCCGACGCCGCCGAGGCGCTCGCGGTGAGCAAGGCCGGCACGGCGAACGGGAAGCTGCTGATCGACGCGACGCGCTGA
- a CDS encoding SDR family oxidoreductase, with amino-acid sequence MSTTDIAAEDRSTVESARAGAPEGRRVAVVTGAARGIGEGIARRLGRDGLHVIVADLPSMQDGIDATVDEIILAGGTATGMTVDVTEEASVEALVAAAVEAGGHLDVFVANAGIAQVQELLDYDVEDFQKILDVNITGVFNSYRQAAKQMVAQGHGGKIIGAASIVAFRPFALLGAYSATKWAVRGLTQAAAMEWAEHGITVNAYGPGIVGTAMWDLIDEKLAAKNGQQRGEALAENAAAIHLGRVSVPEDVAKMVSYLASTDSDYVTGQTMLVDGGMQFS; translated from the coding sequence ATGAGCACCACCGACATCGCCGCCGAGGACCGTTCGACCGTCGAATCCGCCCGAGCCGGGGCACCGGAGGGTCGGCGGGTCGCCGTCGTCACCGGCGCCGCCCGCGGCATCGGCGAAGGCATCGCCCGCAGGCTGGGCCGCGACGGGCTGCACGTGATCGTCGCCGATCTGCCATCCATGCAGGACGGGATCGACGCCACGGTCGACGAGATCATCCTCGCCGGCGGCACTGCCACCGGCATGACGGTCGACGTCACGGAGGAGGCATCCGTCGAGGCGCTGGTCGCCGCGGCGGTCGAAGCCGGCGGGCATCTGGACGTGTTCGTCGCCAACGCCGGGATCGCCCAGGTCCAGGAGCTCCTGGACTACGACGTCGAGGACTTCCAGAAGATCCTCGATGTGAACATCACCGGCGTGTTCAACTCCTACCGCCAGGCCGCGAAGCAGATGGTCGCCCAGGGCCACGGCGGGAAGATCATCGGGGCCGCATCGATCGTGGCCTTCCGACCGTTCGCGCTGCTGGGTGCCTACTCGGCCACGAAATGGGCCGTGCGCGGTCTCACCCAGGCCGCGGCGATGGAATGGGCCGAGCACGGCATCACCGTCAACGCCTACGGGCCCGGGATCGTCGGTACCGCGATGTGGGACCTCATCGACGAGAAGCTCGCCGCGAAGAACGGTCAGCAGCGTGGTGAGGCCCTCGCGGAGAACGCGGCCGCGATCCACCTGGGCCGGGTCTCCGTGCCCGAGGACGTCGCGAAGATGGTCTCCTATCTCGCGAGCACGGACTCCGACTACGTCACCGGGCAGACCATGCTGGTCGACGGCGGCATGCAGTTCAGCTGA
- the betC gene encoding choline-sulfatase, translated as MRPNIVVIQADQMAAQALGAYGDPAARTPHIDALAAGAAVYDRAYCNTPLCAPSRASMMTGRMPSDIDCYDNGDDFAASTPTFAHHLRAAGYHTALVGRMHFIGPDQHHGFEQRLTTDVYPADMDMVPDWRRELDDRLQWYHDADAVHTAGASQATVQQDFDDEVTFRTLRHLNDRVRANQAAGERIPFLMVTSFIHPHDPYEPPQEHWDRFEDVDIPGPAHPEVPDPAQDPHSHRLRAMSGFDQRETTDEEVRRARRSYYAAVSYIDDQIGKVRERLETLGLAEDTVIVVTSDHGDMLGEKGLWFKMSPYEESSRVPMIIRGPEHLVPQGRYENPVSLLDLMPTLLELAGTDPEVTSAGSSEQQIAPARRGLSLLESARRERSGRSGPQDRDVTIEYLAEGTLRPQLTLVRGQYKLVVCPGDPDQLFDLVADPSELRSVADAPEHAEVVASMRAQLEAQYDLRGLETEILASQARRRLVAEALQRGTVRHWDHEPDPEQRYVRGDFWGALQHGQIRIPQGGADGAA; from the coding sequence GCGCCCCGTCCCGGGCATCGATGATGACCGGGCGCATGCCCTCGGACATCGACTGCTATGACAACGGGGACGATTTCGCCGCCTCGACACCGACGTTCGCGCACCACCTGCGCGCCGCCGGGTACCACACCGCGCTCGTCGGCCGCATGCACTTCATCGGCCCCGACCAGCACCACGGCTTCGAGCAGCGCCTGACCACCGACGTCTACCCCGCGGACATGGACATGGTCCCGGACTGGCGGCGGGAGCTGGACGACCGCCTGCAGTGGTACCACGACGCCGACGCGGTCCACACCGCCGGGGCCTCCCAGGCGACGGTCCAGCAGGACTTCGACGACGAGGTGACCTTCCGCACGCTGCGTCACCTCAACGACCGGGTGCGGGCGAACCAGGCGGCGGGGGAGCGGATCCCCTTCCTGATGGTCACCAGCTTCATCCACCCGCACGACCCCTATGAGCCTCCGCAGGAGCACTGGGACCGGTTCGAGGACGTGGACATCCCTGGTCCCGCGCATCCCGAGGTCCCGGACCCCGCGCAGGACCCGCACAGCCACCGGCTGCGGGCCATGAGCGGTTTCGATCAGCGCGAGACCACCGATGAGGAGGTGCGTCGGGCTCGGCGCTCCTACTACGCCGCGGTCAGCTACATCGACGACCAGATCGGGAAGGTCCGCGAGCGTCTGGAGACCCTCGGGCTGGCCGAGGACACCGTCATCGTCGTCACCAGCGACCACGGCGACATGCTCGGGGAGAAGGGCCTGTGGTTCAAGATGTCGCCCTACGAGGAGTCCTCCCGGGTGCCGATGATCATCCGCGGCCCCGAGCATCTGGTGCCGCAGGGCCGCTACGAGAACCCGGTCTCGCTGCTGGATCTCATGCCCACCCTGCTCGAGCTCGCGGGGACGGACCCGGAGGTGACCTCCGCCGGTTCGTCCGAGCAGCAGATCGCCCCTGCGCGGCGCGGCCTCTCCCTGCTGGAGTCGGCCCGTCGGGAGCGCAGCGGCCGCTCCGGCCCGCAGGACCGTGACGTGACCATCGAGTACCTCGCCGAGGGCACGCTGCGCCCGCAGCTGACCCTGGTGCGCGGCCAGTACAAGCTCGTGGTCTGCCCCGGGGACCCCGATCAGCTGTTCGACCTGGTCGCCGACCCGAGCGAGCTGCGCAGCGTCGCCGACGCCCCGGAGCACGCCGAGGTCGTGGCGAGCATGCGCGCCCAGCTCGAGGCGCAGTACGACCTGCGCGGCCTGGAGACGGAGATCCTCGCCAGTCAGGCGCGCCGCCGCCTGGTGGCCGAGGCCCTCCAGCGCGGCACCGTCCGGCACTGGGACCACGAGCCGGATCCCGAGCAGCGCTACGTCCGCGGCGACTTCTGGGGTGCCCTGCAGCACGGCCAGATCCGGATCCCGCAGGGCGGGGCCGACGGCGCGGCCTGA